The following proteins are co-located in the Vidua macroura isolate BioBank_ID:100142 chromosome 29, ASM2450914v1, whole genome shotgun sequence genome:
- the RHBG gene encoding ammonium transporter Rh type B: MPEHTAASRLRLSGLCFLLQILNILLFAVFVRYSPEGSAGPCPPQLNCSRRNEDSAFQQPPGFQGVHVQVLLSFGLLVVFLSRYRPGSAAISVLITAFAIQWAVLTQGVFHFFLNGKIYVGAQSMVSADFCTAAVLISTGAVLGRVSPVQMLLLALLEVTLCTLNEYILLSLMGVSDSGRSLTVHTFGAYFGLMVSRVLYQPHKDKRKREEQQDKGHQTDVFAVVGTIYLWIFWPSFTSTTTTVHHNDENWAVLNTYFSLVASTVSTFILSPVLYEESTPRMVQIQDATLAGMAMMGMAGEMLVTPFGALIAGFLVGLISLLGFRFFTPVLRSRLKIQDTCGVHNTHGLPGILGALLGTLLTLLATADTYGYRLELVFPLVAQGSRTVADQAIIQLSALPLTLLLAGLGGCLTGAVLKIKVLRCSPDAQYKENAVFREVAEEGSEPSASGKEELGISTLV; this comes from the exons ATGCCTGAGCACACAGCCGCCTCGAGGCTCCGGCTCTCCGGGCTGTGCTTCCTCCTGCAAATCCTCAACATCCTCCTCTTCGCCGTGTTCGTGCGGTACAGCCCCGAGGGCAGCGCCGGCCCGTGCCCCCCGCAGCTGAACTGCAGCCGCAGGAACGAGGACTCGGCTTTCCAGCAGCCCC CAGGTTTTCAGGGTGTCCACGTCCAAGTGCTCCTCAGCTTTGGGCTCCTGGTGGTGTTCCTCAGCCGCTACAGGCCGGGCAGCGCGGCCATCAGCGTCCTCATCACAGCCTTTGCCATCCAGTGGGCTGTTCTCACCCAGGGCGTGTTTCACTTCTTCCTCAACGGCAAAATTTACGTGGGAGCTCAGAG catGGTCAGTGCTGACTTCTGCACCGCAGCTGTTCTGATCTCCACCGGAGCTGTTCTAGGCAGGGTAAGCCCTGtccagatgctgctgctggccctgctggaaGTCACGCTGTGCACTCTCAACGAATACATCCTGCTCAGTCTCATGGGG GTGAGCGACAGTGGACGCTCCTTGACCGTCCACACCTTTGGTGCTTATTTCGGCCTGATGGTTTCACGGGTCTTGTACCAGCCCCACAAGGACaagaggaagagggaagagcagcaggataAGGGGCACCAGACAGATGTCTTTGCTGTGGTTG GAACCATCTACCTGTGGATCTTCTGGCCCAGCTTcacctccaccaccaccactgtcCACCACAATGATGAGAACTGGGCAGTGCTCAACACCTACTTTTCACTGGTGGCAAGCACCGTGTCCACCTTCATCCTCTCTCCTGTCCTCTACGAGGAGAGCACCCCGAGGATG GTCCAGATCCAGGATGCCACCCTGGCTGGCATGGCCATGATGGGCATGGCTGGGGAGATGCTGGTCACCCCCTTTGGGGCCCTCATCGCGGGGTTTCTGGTTGGCCTGATCTCCCTGCTTGGCTTCAGGTTCTTCACG CCCGTTCTACGCTCCAGGCTGAAAATCCAGGACACCTGTGGGGTTCACAACACCCACGGGCTGCCTGGGATACTGGGGGCCTTGCTGGGGACGCTGCTGACGCTGCTGGCCACCGCAGACACTTATGGTTACAG GCTGGAGCTTGTATTCCCACTGGTGGCCCAGGGCAGCCGGACAGTCGCTGACCAAGCAATCATCCAGCTCAGTGCCCTgcccctcaccctgctgcttGCAGGGCTTGGGGGCTGCCTCACAG GAGCCGTCCTGAAAATCAAGGTGCTGAGGTGCTCCCCGGACGCGCAGTACAAGGAAAACGCCGTCTTCCGGGAG GTGGCTGAGGAAGGATCTGAGCCCAGTGCAAGTGgaaaggaggagctgggcaTCAGCACCTTGGTGTAA
- the HAPLN2 gene encoding hyaluronan and proteoglycan link protein 2, whose protein sequence is MHRLLPLGCLWLLAAPPGSSIFQRPTGTPAPLHLQYLLEPLHPTVHTQRGATATLPCVLRALPRNYRVKWSKVEPANYGESIIIITNGLFHKNYGPLSPRVRLRHSHRYDASLTITDVALEDEGRYRCQLVNGLEDESISLTLHLEGVVFPYQPSNGRYKFNYHEAKRACEQQDSRLATYQQLYKAWTEGLDWCNAGWILDGTVHYPIINSREPCGGRLLLPGVRTYGARDKQKDRFDAFCFTSALQGQVYFIRGHLNFKEAGQACRSHGAALAKVGQLYSAWKFSRLDRCDGGWLADGSVRYPITTPRQRCGGLPDPGVRSFGFPSKEMRTYGTYCFVGK, encoded by the exons ATGCACAGGCTGCTCCCGCTCGGCTGCCTCTGGCTCCtagcagcacccccagggtcCAGCATCTTCCAGCGGCCAACGGGGACCCCAG ccccactgcacCTGCAGTACCTGCTGGAGCCCCTGCACCCCACGGTGCACACGCAGCGCGGCGCCACGGCCACCCTGCCCTGCGTGCTGCGCGCCCTGCCTCGCAACTACCGCGTGAAGTGGAGCAAGGTGGAGCCAGCCAACTACGGGGAgagcatcatcatcatcaccaacGGGCTGTTCCACAAGAACTACGGGCCGCTGAGCCCGCGGGTGCGCCTGCGGCACAGCCACCGCTACGACGCCTCGCTCACCATCACCGACGTGGCGCTGGAGGACGAGGGCCGCTACCGCTGCCAGCTCGTCAACGGGCTGGAGGATGAGAGCATCTCGCTCACGCTGCACCTCGAGG GCGTCGTCTTCCCTTACCAGCCCAGCAACGGGCGCTACAAATTCAACTACCACGAAGCCAAGCGAGCCTGCGAGCAGCAGGACTCCCGCCTCGCCACCTACCAGCAGCTGTACAAAG CCTGGACGGAGGGTCTGGACTGGTGCAATGCTGGCTGGATCCTGGACGGCACCGTGCACTACCCCATCATCAACTCGCGGGAGCCGTGCGGCGGCCGCCTCCTCCTGCCCGGCGTCCGCACCTACGGCGCCAGGGACAAGCAGAAGGACAGATTCGATGCTTTCTGCTTCACCTCTGCTCTTCAAG GCCAGGTCTACTTCATCCGCGGCCACCTGAACTTCAAGGAGGCGGGGCAGGCGTGCCGCAGCCACGGGGCTGCCCTTGCCAAAGTGGGCCAGCTCTACTCCGCCTGGAAGTTCTCGCGGCTGGATCGCTGTGACGGGGGGTGGCTGGCGGACGGCAGCGTCCGCTACCCCATCACCACCCCCCGGCAGCGCTGCGGCGGGCTGCCCGACCCCGGCGTCCGCAGCTTCGGCTTCCCCAGCAAGGAAATGAGGACCTACGGCACCTACTGCTTCGTGGGGAAGTGA